A stretch of the Marinobacter sp. JH2 genome encodes the following:
- the hisF gene encoding imidazole glycerol phosphate synthase subunit HisF produces MALAKRIIPCLDVDKGRVVKGVNFVDIRDAGDPVEVARRYNEQGADEITFLDITASHESRDTTYETVERMAAEVFIPLTVGGGVRTVDDIRNLLNAGADKVSINTAAVFNPEFVREAADRFGRQCIVVAIDAKQVSAEGEEPRWEIFTHGGRKPTGLDAVEWAVKMVEMGAGELLLTSMDRDGTKIGFDLGLTRAISNAVSVPVIASGGVGELQHLADGVTQGGADAVLAASIFHFAQHTIPEAKAFMKAQGIEVRD; encoded by the coding sequence ATGGCATTGGCAAAACGCATCATTCCCTGCCTCGATGTCGACAAAGGCCGCGTGGTTAAAGGCGTGAATTTTGTGGATATCCGTGATGCCGGCGATCCGGTGGAAGTGGCTCGGCGCTACAACGAGCAGGGTGCAGACGAAATTACGTTTCTGGATATTACGGCCAGTCACGAAAGCCGCGACACCACCTACGAGACCGTAGAGCGGATGGCGGCCGAAGTGTTTATCCCGCTCACCGTTGGCGGCGGTGTGCGCACTGTAGACGACATTCGGAACCTGCTAAACGCCGGTGCTGACAAGGTTTCGATCAACACCGCTGCGGTGTTCAATCCGGAGTTCGTGCGCGAAGCTGCAGATCGATTTGGCCGCCAGTGCATTGTGGTGGCCATTGATGCCAAGCAGGTCAGTGCCGAAGGTGAGGAGCCTCGCTGGGAAATCTTCACCCACGGTGGCCGTAAGCCGACCGGTTTGGATGCCGTTGAATGGGCGGTAAAGATGGTCGAAATGGGGGCAGGTGAGCTGCTGCTGACCAGCATGGATCGTGACGGCACCAAGATTGGTTTCGACCTTGGCTTAACTCGTGCGATCAGCAATGCGGTATCCGTGCCGGTGATCGCCTCCGGCGGAGTGGGTGAGCTACAGCACTTGGCCGATGGTGTTACCCAAGGTGGTGCCGATGCTGTATTGGCGGCCTCTATCTTTCACTTCGCTCAGCACACCATTCCCGAAGCCAAAGCCTTTATGAAGGCTCAGGGCATCGAAGTCCGCGATTAA
- a CDS encoding divergent polysaccharide deacetylase family protein, with protein MVFGSSAAHSAAPGEAMPPTIAIIIDDVGHNLHEGQRLVQLDQPLTLAFLPYRRHTVRLAKEAYTNDKEVMLHAPMANTRNFDLGPGGLTPDMDEAAVTTTLRRALQSIPHVTGVNNHMGSLLTQQMQPMDWVMKELSRYPVYFVDSRTIASSVAGSMASSYQIPSLTRDVFLDHEQTEEFVDQQFQRLIETAKKKGTAIGIGHPHTVTVDYLEKHLPELDEQGIAIATVRGVWAIRNDNQEMFAEGEKQAIRPAYAKGN; from the coding sequence CTGGTTTTCGGCTCGAGTGCTGCCCACAGCGCGGCACCCGGAGAAGCCATGCCTCCGACCATCGCCATCATCATTGATGACGTCGGCCACAACCTGCATGAAGGTCAGCGATTGGTGCAACTGGACCAGCCGCTGACCTTGGCGTTCCTACCTTATCGTCGCCACACCGTACGCCTTGCTAAAGAGGCTTATACGAACGACAAGGAGGTTATGCTGCATGCTCCTATGGCGAATACCCGCAATTTCGACCTGGGTCCGGGCGGGCTGACACCCGACATGGATGAAGCCGCCGTAACCACCACACTCCGGCGCGCACTTCAGTCCATTCCTCACGTAACGGGCGTAAACAACCACATGGGCAGTTTACTAACCCAACAGATGCAGCCGATGGACTGGGTGATGAAAGAGCTGAGTCGTTACCCGGTGTACTTTGTGGATAGCCGCACCATCGCCAGTTCCGTCGCCGGAAGCATGGCCAGTTCCTATCAAATTCCTAGCTTGACCCGTGACGTGTTCCTGGACCACGAACAAACCGAAGAGTTTGTTGACCAGCAGTTTCAGCGGTTAATCGAAACCGCCAAAAAGAAAGGCACCGCTATCGGCATTGGCCATCCGCACACAGTAACGGTGGACTACTTAGAAAAGCATTTGCCAGAACTGGATGAGCAAGGCATTGCCATTGCGACCGTCCGAGGGGTTTGGGCAATTCGCAATGACAATCAAGAGATGTTTGCCGAAGGCGAAAAACAGGCCATTCGACCTGCTTACGCCAAGGGCAATTAA
- a CDS encoding S41 family peptidase, with product MKRVPSFLQNSPLRSLSLVATCFFTLPGLAGAQDNDTQPHQVIQGLQDGQRVELKLPDPEKQLPLEDLRKFTEVFARIKGAYVEEVSDSELLESATKGMLSDLDPHSTYLAPKDYEELEESTSGEFGGLGIEVGMENGFVKVISPIDDTPAQKAGVQAGDLIIKLDEKPVKGMSLEEAVNLMRGKPGTVLTLTIMREGQNAPIEIDVTRNIIKVTSVKSRMLESGYGYVRITQFQAETGRQFRQALSKLEEDYGQDLEGLVIDLRNNPGGVLQAAVAVSDALLDSGLIVYTEGRIQSSRLRFSAKKGDLMEGTPIVVLINGGSASASEILAGALQDHKRAVVMGTQSFGKGSVQTIIPLDETHAIKMTTARYFTPDGRSIQAKGITPDIEVRPAELTELDSRPLFTEADLSGHLEGEDEEKARQERAKKEQTRESAENRDYQLRSALNLLKGMSILSGSKDSAQ from the coding sequence ATGAAACGGGTCCCAAGCTTTCTCCAGAATTCACCATTGCGTTCTCTATCTCTCGTGGCCACCTGTTTCTTCACCCTTCCCGGACTGGCGGGTGCTCAAGACAATGACACCCAACCTCACCAGGTGATCCAAGGCCTGCAAGACGGGCAGCGAGTTGAGCTGAAATTACCGGACCCAGAAAAGCAACTTCCACTGGAAGATCTGCGCAAGTTCACCGAAGTGTTCGCCCGCATCAAAGGCGCTTACGTTGAAGAAGTCTCCGACAGCGAGCTTCTTGAAAGCGCGACCAAAGGTATGCTCTCCGACTTAGACCCTCATTCAACCTATCTCGCTCCGAAAGACTACGAAGAGCTTGAAGAAAGCACCTCCGGTGAGTTTGGTGGTTTGGGCATTGAAGTGGGCATGGAAAACGGCTTCGTAAAAGTGATCTCCCCCATCGACGACACTCCGGCACAGAAAGCCGGAGTACAAGCCGGCGATTTGATCATCAAGCTCGATGAAAAGCCGGTTAAAGGCATGTCCCTGGAAGAAGCCGTTAATCTGATGCGCGGAAAGCCTGGCACGGTACTCACGCTGACGATCATGCGCGAGGGCCAGAACGCGCCGATCGAGATTGATGTCACCCGGAATATCATCAAAGTCACCAGTGTAAAATCCCGCATGCTGGAGTCCGGCTACGGCTACGTTCGCATTACCCAATTCCAAGCTGAGACGGGCCGTCAGTTCCGGCAAGCCCTGAGCAAACTGGAAGAGGATTATGGCCAGGACCTAGAAGGCCTTGTCATAGACCTGCGCAATAACCCCGGCGGAGTTCTTCAAGCCGCCGTTGCGGTCTCGGATGCTCTGCTCGACAGCGGTCTGATTGTCTACACCGAAGGCCGAATTCAAAGCTCCCGTCTTAGATTCAGCGCCAAGAAAGGCGACCTGATGGAAGGCACTCCGATTGTGGTTCTGATTAACGGCGGTTCCGCTTCGGCCTCGGAAATCCTGGCCGGCGCCCTGCAAGATCACAAACGAGCCGTGGTGATGGGCACCCAGTCATTTGGCAAAGGCAGTGTTCAAACCATCATTCCGTTGGACGAAACCCACGCCATCAAAATGACGACTGCGCGCTACTTCACGCCAGATGGCCGCTCTATTCAGGCTAAAGGCATCACGCCAGACATTGAAGTTCGGCCTGCCGAACTGACTGAACTGGACAGCCGCCCACTCTTTACCGAGGCAGATCTGAGTGGTCACTTGGAAGGCGAGGATGAAGAGAAAGCCCGCCAGGAACGCGCGAAGAAAGAGCAAACACGAGAGTCTGCAGAAAACCGGGACTACCAGCTGCGCTCTGCCCTGAACCTTCTGAAGGGCATGAGCATTTTGTCTGGCAGCAAGGACAGCGCGCAGTGA
- a CDS encoding peptidoglycan DD-metalloendopeptidase family protein codes for MKRLFVLALALTLGAAPLHAEQDVTPEQVEALKNRIANIDEWLADAEEDRSKLEQQLATTERNIGKLTRERRELRKQAEEQKSRLQSLKKQETEFANTLNVQRQSLMKQIRAAWMEGEAPALKVLLNETEPGNLARTMTYYEYLSKDTVERLEAFQKSLRELKAARAEVQATRVELANTEAGLEQRQNRLAESRKERSKTLVALKSDIKDRRSEKKTLEADQERLEKLLEEVQQAIANIPSPNESRPFKSQRSKLGWPVQGKVVSQYGALYADGKLRRNGMIINTQEEAEITAVHHGRVVFANWLRGFGLMTIIDHGDGYMTLYGHSSSLFASPGDWVTPGQTIALAGRTGGTQDPALYFEVRKNGKPVNPRTWLNKL; via the coding sequence TTGAAACGTCTTTTTGTCTTGGCGCTGGCCCTCACGTTGGGGGCTGCGCCGTTGCACGCTGAGCAAGACGTCACGCCCGAACAGGTCGAAGCGCTTAAAAATCGCATCGCCAACATCGATGAGTGGCTGGCCGATGCAGAAGAAGACCGTTCTAAACTGGAACAGCAACTCGCCACCACCGAACGAAACATCGGCAAACTTACCCGGGAGCGCCGGGAACTTCGCAAACAGGCCGAAGAGCAGAAATCCCGCCTGCAATCGCTGAAAAAGCAAGAAACCGAATTCGCTAACACCCTGAACGTTCAGCGCCAAAGCCTGATGAAACAAATCAGGGCGGCCTGGATGGAAGGCGAAGCCCCTGCTTTAAAGGTTCTGTTGAACGAAACAGAGCCGGGCAACCTCGCTCGCACCATGACCTATTACGAGTATCTGAGTAAAGATACCGTCGAGCGACTGGAAGCCTTTCAGAAAAGTCTTCGTGAACTTAAAGCGGCCCGCGCTGAAGTCCAAGCTACAAGGGTTGAGTTGGCCAACACCGAAGCCGGCTTGGAACAGCGGCAAAACCGCCTCGCCGAGAGCCGTAAAGAGCGAAGCAAAACACTGGTGGCCCTTAAGAGCGACATCAAAGACCGTCGCAGTGAAAAGAAGACCCTTGAAGCCGATCAGGAACGGCTCGAAAAACTGCTTGAGGAAGTTCAGCAGGCGATCGCCAACATTCCTTCTCCCAACGAATCGCGACCCTTCAAATCACAACGCAGCAAACTGGGCTGGCCCGTGCAGGGGAAAGTGGTCAGCCAATACGGCGCCCTTTACGCCGATGGCAAACTTCGCCGTAACGGCATGATCATCAACACCCAGGAAGAGGCTGAAATAACCGCAGTGCACCATGGCCGAGTTGTTTTTGCCAATTGGCTGCGAGGCTTTGGACTGATGACGATCATCGATCACGGTGATGGTTACATGACGCTGTATGGGCACAGCAGCAGCCTGTTCGCGTCTCCGGGTGACTGGGTTACCCCTGGTCAAACCATCGCTTTGGCGGGCCGTACCGGAGGCACCCAAGATCCAGCGCTTTATTTTGAGGTGCGTAAAAATGGTAAACCGGTCAATCCGCGCACGTGGCTAAACAAACTTTAA
- the gpmM gene encoding 2,3-bisphosphoglycerate-independent phosphoglycerate mutase, which produces MTATRKPTALIILDGWGHRDPADDNAISNANTPFWDKLWQNQPKTLINTSGMFVGLPQGQMGNSEVGHMNLGAGRVVYQSLTRIDKDLEDGEFQNNPALCSAIDKAANNGKAVHLMGLLSPGGVHSHEDHILAAAELAAARGAKEVYIHAFLDGRDMPPRSARPSLEKATAKMESLGVGRVASIVGRYFAMDRDNRWDRVETAYNVMTLGEAEFTCADPVIALEQAYERGENDEFVKATRIHKDGQAEGTINDGDTVLFMNFRADRAREMTRTFVESHFDGFDRRKHPELADFVMLTEYAADIKTSCAYPPEQLSNGLGEYMAKLGKTQLRISETEKYAHVTFFFNGGMETPFEGEDRILVPSPKVATYDLQPEMSAPEVTDKLVEAIKSGKFDLIVCNYANGDMVGHTGKLDAAIKAAECLDQCVQRVVEALDEVGGEALITADHGNCEQMTDPNSGQVHTSHTIGPVPLVYTGPRAITLKDNGSLSDIAPTLLTLMGDKAPEEMTGQNLAEIG; this is translated from the coding sequence ATGACCGCGACGCGCAAGCCCACTGCACTGATTATCCTCGACGGCTGGGGCCACCGTGACCCGGCTGATGACAATGCCATTTCGAACGCCAACACTCCATTTTGGGACAAGCTCTGGCAGAACCAGCCGAAAACCCTGATCAACACCTCAGGTATGTTTGTCGGTCTGCCACAAGGCCAGATGGGTAATTCGGAAGTTGGCCACATGAACCTGGGTGCTGGCCGGGTGGTGTATCAGAGTCTGACGCGCATCGACAAAGATTTGGAAGACGGCGAGTTCCAAAACAACCCAGCCCTGTGCAGCGCCATCGACAAAGCGGCCAACAACGGCAAAGCGGTGCATCTAATGGGCCTGCTATCTCCAGGCGGTGTACACAGCCACGAAGATCATATTTTGGCTGCCGCTGAACTCGCGGCCGCGCGTGGCGCAAAAGAGGTATACATCCACGCATTCCTGGACGGTCGCGACATGCCTCCCCGCAGTGCACGCCCCTCACTGGAAAAAGCCACGGCTAAAATGGAAAGTCTCGGCGTTGGCCGCGTTGCCAGCATCGTTGGGCGCTACTTCGCCATGGACCGCGACAACCGCTGGGACCGGGTCGAAACCGCCTATAACGTCATGACTCTGGGCGAAGCCGAGTTCACTTGTGCAGACCCAGTCATTGCACTGGAGCAAGCCTACGAGCGCGGCGAGAATGACGAATTCGTGAAAGCGACTCGTATTCATAAAGATGGCCAAGCGGAAGGCACCATTAACGATGGTGACACCGTTCTGTTCATGAATTTCCGCGCTGACCGCGCCCGCGAAATGACACGCACGTTTGTAGAATCGCATTTCGACGGCTTCGATCGCCGCAAGCACCCCGAACTGGCTGATTTCGTCATGCTGACGGAATACGCCGCCGACATTAAAACCTCTTGCGCCTATCCGCCCGAGCAGCTAAGCAACGGCCTGGGCGAGTACATGGCGAAACTGGGTAAAACCCAGCTGCGCATCTCCGAAACCGAAAAATACGCCCACGTTACCTTCTTCTTCAATGGCGGTATGGAGACTCCGTTTGAAGGCGAAGACCGTATTCTGGTGCCATCGCCGAAAGTCGCCACTTATGACCTGCAACCGGAAATGAGTGCTCCGGAAGTCACCGATAAATTGGTAGAAGCCATCAAGAGCGGCAAGTTCGATCTGATCGTGTGCAACTACGCCAACGGCGACATGGTTGGTCATACCGGAAAACTGGACGCGGCCATCAAAGCAGCCGAATGTCTCGACCAGTGCGTTCAGCGCGTGGTTGAAGCACTGGACGAGGTGGGTGGTGAAGCCCTGATCACAGCAGACCACGGTAACTGTGAGCAGATGACGGATCCCAACTCAGGCCAGGTTCACACTTCCCACACCATTGGTCCGGTGCCGTTGGTCTACACCGGCCCGCGCGCCATCACCCTGAAAGACAACGGCAGCCTGAGCGACATTGCCCCTACGCTGCTGACCCTCATGGGTGATAAAGCGCCGGAAGAGATGACCGGCCAAAATCTGGCTGAAATAGGCTGA
- a CDS encoding rhodanese-like domain-containing protein: MDRLFEFVVNHYILVSIFVALILAILALESRRGGAKISAQGAVTLINREEAVVLDIRDRKDFGEGRITGSINIPLSGLKDRLNELNKHKEKQIVVVDKMGQHSAMAVKQLKEAGFSDVVRLNGGIADWKASNLPVVKK; this comes from the coding sequence ATGGATCGTTTGTTTGAGTTCGTTGTTAATCACTACATTCTGGTATCAATTTTTGTCGCGCTGATTCTGGCGATTTTGGCCCTTGAGTCTCGCCGCGGTGGCGCAAAAATATCCGCCCAGGGCGCGGTCACTTTGATTAACCGGGAAGAAGCCGTGGTTCTGGACATCCGCGACCGCAAAGACTTCGGAGAAGGGCGTATTACCGGTTCGATCAACATTCCACTTAGCGGCTTGAAAGATCGACTGAACGAGCTGAATAAACACAAAGAAAAGCAGATTGTGGTGGTCGATAAAATGGGCCAACACTCCGCAATGGCCGTTAAACAGCTTAAAGAAGCTGGGTTTTCAGACGTTGTTCGCCTGAACGGCGGCATTGCTGACTGGAAAGCCAGTAACTTGCCCGTGGTTAAGAAGTAA
- the secB gene encoding protein-export chaperone SecB — protein sequence MAENQQAAGNENQNQPQFALQRIYVKDLSFESPNAPMVFQEQWKPQVNLDLNTSHTKVSDNQYEVVLSMTVTAKLDEKVAYIVEIQQAGVFMVDGIEGPQLGQMLGAYCPTILFPYAREAIDGAVGKGSFPALMLAPVNFDAIYAQALKKKQEEAAGEAGAEQTH from the coding sequence ATGGCTGAGAATCAGCAAGCCGCAGGCAACGAAAACCAGAACCAACCCCAGTTTGCCCTTCAGCGTATTTACGTGAAGGACCTCTCTTTTGAATCACCGAATGCACCGATGGTGTTCCAGGAGCAGTGGAAACCGCAGGTAAATCTGGACCTGAACACCTCGCACACCAAAGTCAGCGACAATCAGTACGAAGTGGTGCTGTCGATGACTGTGACTGCCAAACTGGATGAGAAGGTTGCCTACATCGTTGAAATTCAGCAGGCGGGTGTTTTCATGGTAGACGGCATCGAAGGGCCTCAGCTTGGTCAGATGCTGGGTGCGTACTGCCCGACGATCCTGTTCCCATATGCCCGTGAAGCCATTGATGGCGCTGTTGGTAAAGGCAGCTTCCCGGCCCTGATGTTGGCACCGGTAAACTTTGATGCCATTTACGCTCAGGCATTGAAGAAAAAGCAGGAAGAAGCGGCTGGAGAGGCCGGAGCAGAGCAAACGCACTAA
- a CDS encoding TonB-dependent receptor encodes MFDKKQVVFCLPFALALLGSVGTAEAEALYLDELVVTGTRSERSLLDTPVRTEVVTGRELKRTHARSLKEALQYVPGLQLRQIHGKPGYEVWLQGVEADRVLVLIDGMPMTATTGSATDVSQLSVLDIEKIEVVKGAVSAQYGSSAIGGVVNVITSQPESGLSGELTVDAGTYGDQNPSGDAADPGRYSARATVQGGGERLALRLSASHQHSDGVDPDPETWSQPGDEYDRTDLSLRADWELTDEHRLSAAIARFEEESESRYRLAPPVNTDQGKLETVQRTRYSLSGDHGFTSGVNAGWSAIHETLNDDTLKYSAVSRFDDRRAESTLSKLSADVGRSLGGRHYLQGGVDFSKETLDQTIDSASELNGRQEREGQEIWFQDTWMPTEKLELVPGVRIQNDSSFGIHTAPKLNARYDLFQTNSLSAFIRAGAGAGYRVPNLKERYFVFDHSSLGYIVMGSESLKPEESVSYQLGAGVSRGRSAWLEVNAFYNDIEQLIQTSETGVVNNGVAEYRYENIAQARTWGFETTAGWEPAAPWRFTAGYTYTRTEDKQSGDELNKRPRHQANLGIDGPLALPGLTWSARVRYQSDEFTNASENRKSPAYTTADLKLNYQFSEQVRLFAGADNITNEQRDFSDADEDLRPVAGRFAYAGLTVSFSK; translated from the coding sequence ATGTTTGACAAAAAACAGGTGGTTTTCTGCTTACCGTTTGCGCTGGCGCTGCTGGGAAGTGTCGGGACAGCGGAGGCCGAGGCCTTGTATCTGGACGAGCTGGTGGTGACCGGAACTCGCAGCGAACGCTCGCTGCTTGATACGCCAGTGCGGACTGAAGTAGTCACGGGCCGGGAGCTGAAGCGCACCCACGCTCGTAGCTTGAAGGAAGCTTTGCAGTATGTGCCGGGGCTTCAACTGCGGCAAATCCACGGCAAGCCTGGTTATGAAGTTTGGCTGCAAGGTGTCGAAGCTGATCGTGTATTGGTTTTGATTGACGGTATGCCCATGACCGCCACTACGGGCTCAGCGACGGATGTGAGCCAGCTATCGGTTCTGGATATTGAAAAAATTGAGGTCGTAAAAGGCGCCGTCTCAGCCCAATACGGCAGTTCGGCCATCGGGGGCGTTGTCAATGTAATTACGAGCCAGCCCGAATCTGGCTTGTCGGGGGAGCTTACTGTTGATGCGGGCACCTACGGCGATCAAAACCCCTCCGGCGACGCAGCCGATCCCGGTCGTTACAGTGCTCGTGCGACCGTCCAGGGTGGTGGGGAACGGCTGGCGCTAAGGCTATCGGCATCGCATCAGCATTCGGACGGCGTTGATCCCGATCCGGAAACCTGGTCGCAACCTGGCGACGAGTATGATCGGACAGATCTAAGCCTGCGGGCTGATTGGGAGCTGACGGACGAGCATCGACTCAGTGCGGCGATCGCTCGTTTTGAGGAAGAGTCCGAATCTCGATATCGCCTAGCTCCTCCGGTGAACACGGACCAAGGCAAGCTGGAGACGGTCCAGAGAACCCGGTATTCCCTCTCTGGGGACCACGGCTTCACTAGCGGTGTAAATGCAGGTTGGTCTGCCATCCACGAAACGCTCAACGACGATACTTTGAAGTATTCCGCGGTCAGCCGCTTTGATGACCGGCGGGCTGAGTCAACTTTATCCAAGCTGTCGGCAGATGTCGGACGTTCACTGGGGGGACGTCATTATTTGCAGGGCGGAGTGGATTTCAGCAAAGAGACTCTTGATCAGACTATTGACTCCGCATCCGAGTTAAACGGACGACAAGAGCGTGAAGGCCAAGAGATTTGGTTTCAGGATACCTGGATGCCCACGGAGAAACTGGAGCTCGTTCCCGGCGTTCGAATCCAAAACGATTCCAGTTTCGGAATCCATACCGCACCCAAGCTCAACGCTCGCTACGATCTTTTTCAGACCAACAGCTTAAGCGCGTTTATCCGAGCGGGGGCCGGCGCCGGCTATCGGGTCCCGAACCTGAAAGAGCGGTACTTCGTATTTGATCACAGTTCCTTGGGTTACATCGTGATGGGCTCGGAAAGCCTTAAACCGGAGGAATCCGTGAGCTACCAGCTTGGGGCCGGCGTGTCCCGTGGGCGCTCCGCTTGGTTAGAAGTCAATGCGTTCTACAACGACATAGAGCAGTTGATCCAAACCTCCGAGACCGGTGTGGTCAACAATGGTGTGGCCGAATATCGGTACGAAAACATTGCTCAGGCCCGGACCTGGGGCTTCGAAACAACAGCTGGCTGGGAGCCGGCAGCGCCTTGGCGTTTCACCGCGGGCTACACCTATACCCGAACCGAAGACAAGCAAAGCGGCGATGAACTGAATAAGCGACCCCGCCATCAGGCCAACTTGGGCATCGATGGTCCTTTGGCGTTACCGGGTCTAACGTGGAGTGCCCGTGTTCGTTACCAGAGTGATGAGTTCACCAACGCCTCCGAGAACCGCAAATCCCCCGCCTATACCACCGCTGATCTCAAGCTGAATTATCAGTTCTCTGAACAAGTACGGCTGTTCGCCGGGGCTGACAACATCACCAATGAGCAACGGGACTTTTCCGATGCAGATGAAGATTTGAGGCCCGTCGCAGGGCGTTTTGCCTACGCAGGGTTGACGGTTTCGTTCAGCAAATAG
- a CDS encoding HmuY family protein, which produces MTLFDARPPVVLLTALMLGACGGSDSDNNIASVDADEEVEQNGISSKQLPAGTGTVYLNLETGALVEQSGDWHIAANRLSFQLNGGASGDGAVGGAIAVEQNDFYDAEGEPDVSVFTNATANSEEEHLLGVFQSPDDWQQDGFNSAFGDSDGWSIYDFATGVISEKSDVGYLVRSAEGDSYARMRVAEFNFPTRAGNGIESFRFEFDVQAAGASQFNSAPVVFETPSDFDGADACFDFDAAEIVDCAASSAWDVQVGFSGRDWYLKSSSSASGQGGAAGPMSWTELASYNADPGVPQLYTSDSTGGVLSEYPWYAYNLTDQHKIWPNFRTFLIKSDIENDASSVWALQVVGYYDESGASGQPIVRWLEVNPEQIEE; this is translated from the coding sequence ATGACACTTTTTGATGCTCGACCACCAGTGGTTTTACTGACCGCGCTCATGCTGGGAGCCTGTGGAGGCAGCGATAGTGACAACAACATAGCCAGTGTCGATGCTGATGAAGAGGTTGAGCAGAACGGAATATCGTCAAAGCAACTGCCGGCTGGAACTGGGACGGTTTACCTCAATTTGGAAACTGGTGCGCTTGTGGAACAAAGCGGCGACTGGCACATCGCGGCGAACCGTCTGAGCTTTCAGCTCAACGGTGGAGCTTCAGGCGATGGTGCCGTCGGCGGTGCAATCGCTGTTGAACAGAATGATTTTTACGACGCTGAAGGCGAACCTGATGTCAGCGTGTTTACTAATGCCACGGCCAATTCGGAGGAAGAGCACCTTCTAGGTGTTTTTCAATCGCCTGACGACTGGCAGCAAGATGGTTTTAACAGTGCTTTTGGCGATTCTGACGGTTGGTCGATTTACGATTTCGCTACCGGGGTGATTTCCGAGAAAAGTGATGTCGGTTATCTGGTGCGGTCTGCGGAAGGGGATAGTTATGCTCGCATGCGGGTAGCGGAATTCAATTTTCCTACCCGGGCGGGCAATGGCATAGAGAGTTTTAGGTTCGAGTTTGATGTCCAAGCTGCCGGGGCGAGTCAGTTCAACTCTGCGCCTGTTGTCTTCGAAACGCCCTCAGATTTTGACGGAGCAGACGCCTGTTTCGATTTTGATGCCGCAGAGATCGTCGATTGCGCTGCCAGTTCAGCCTGGGATGTCCAGGTAGGCTTCTCCGGGCGAGATTGGTACCTGAAGTCAAGTAGTAGTGCGTCGGGACAGGGCGGGGCTGCTGGCCCGATGTCTTGGACCGAGTTAGCGTCCTATAACGCGGACCCCGGTGTTCCTCAGCTGTACACCAGCGACTCGACAGGAGGCGTCTTGTCAGAGTATCCCTGGTACGCCTACAACCTGACTGATCAACACAAAATCTGGCCGAATTTTCGTACTTTCCTCATCAAGTCTGATATCGAGAACGATGCCTCGAGTGTCTGGGCGCTTCAGGTCGTTGGTTATTACGACGAGAGCGGAGCCAGTGGTCAGCCTATTGTGCGCTGGTTAGAAGTAAATCCTGAACAAATCGAGGAGTAA